The following are from one region of the Entelurus aequoreus isolate RoL-2023_Sb linkage group LG17, RoL_Eaeq_v1.1, whole genome shotgun sequence genome:
- the LOC133632787 gene encoding uncharacterized protein LOC133632787, with protein sequence MYAMLDDQSNLSLARSEFFDMFKVNSLAAPYTLQTCSGVGLTAGRRASGYVIESIDGATAIQLPMLIECNMIPNKREEIPTPAAAQGHPHLERIAHKIPPLDDSAEIFLLLGRDILRVHKVRSQINGTHNAPYAQRLDLGWVIVGEVCLGSTHKPSEVTSLKTHVLANGRPTHFPPCENHFTIKSETNLPDRQLALSSTKMKENASNVSFGRDVFCQTKNDNKLAPSMEDLLFLKIMDNEFTQNESKSWVAPLPFREPRKILPNNRQYAVSRLKSLQRTLIKNPEMQSHLTDFMQKMKDNGHAELAPPVQKNKEYWYLPFFGVYHPQKKSQIRVVFDSSAQFEGMSLNDALLSGPNLNNSLLGVLVRFRKHKVAITADIQQMFYCFLVREDCRDVLRFVWHKDNNPKNDIVDYRMCVHVFGNSPSPAVATYGLRRAAQQGEEKYGADVRQFVERDFYVDDALKSVPTEQGAINLVKRTQEMLAASNLRLLKIASNKVEVMDAFPVEDRAKDLQDLDLFKDDLPDQRSLGIKWNIMSDYFTFHIPHTDKPYTHRGVLSTVNSVFDPLGFLSPVIIQGRLLLRELSLHTTEWDSALPEDMRGKWVEWQQSLQCLSNLQMPRTYSNIPLSQAKCVELCIFSDASMKAICAVAYIKVTAADGTTEVGFVLGKARLTPQPELTVPRLELCAAVMAVEMAEVISDEIDHQIDKIGFYTDSKVVLGYINNQSRRFYVYVNNRVRRIRESTTPEQWHFVATDQNPADHGSRAVPASELQKTSWFTGPAFLQCSSDIQPEQHLYELLEPDSDAEVRPEVRTLCTNTTKTVLDTKRWERFSSWKSLKRTVANLIHVAQCFSSSKTNKDCNGWHICKTAITCELLEQAENIMMKNVQQETYADEIKCISAKQNLSKHSPLIKLNPIIGNDSLLRVGGRIIRSGLEAKEMNPIILPGTNYITTLLVRHHHEKVNHQGRHFTEGAVRESGLWIVGAKRCIGKVINKCVTCKKLRGKFEEQIMSDLPVDRLRLEPPFSYVGLDIFGPWEVFTRRTRGGQANSKRWAVLFTCLCTRAVHIEVVEEMSSSSFINALRRFFALRGPAKQLRSDCGTNFIGAHKEITTSVPDENKVQQYLQEHKCTWVFNPPHSSHMGGVWERMIGLARRILDNMLLQAGRAQLTHEILTTFLAEVTAIMNARPLIPVSSDPEHPFILSPAMLLTQKTHAVPPIYDNIDQKEMLKSHWKRVQFLADNFWSRWQKEYLSSLQSRQKWHHKRTDIKEGDVVLLKDEQTRRNEWPMGVIAKTVPSVDGTVRKVEVRVANQGTVKTYFRPISELVFLLSGDV encoded by the coding sequence ATGTACGCCATGTTGGACGACCAGAGTAACTTGTCATTGGCACGCTCTGAGTTTTTCGATATGTTCAAAGTTAACAGCCTTGCAGCGCCATACACTCTGCAGACCTGTTCTGGTGTAGGTCTCACAGCTGGTCGCAGAGCCTCTGGTTACGTCATAGAGTCCATAGATGGCGCCACTGCAATACAGCTACCAATGTTGATCGAGTGTAACATGATACcaaacaaaagagaagaaatTCCCACTCCAGCCGCTGCACAAGGTCATCCTCATCTCGAACGTATTGCACACAAAATACCACCTCTAGATGACAGTGCTGAGATTTTTCTATTACTCGGAAGAGACATTCTAAGAGTCCATAAAGTGCGCAGTCAAATCAATGGAACACACAATGCACCATATGCACAGAGGCTGGATCTAGGCTGGGTGATAGTGGGAGAAGTTTGCTTGGGCAGCACTCATAAGCCTTCAGAGGTCACCAGTTTAAAGACTCACGTTCTAGCAAATGGGAGGCCCACTCATTTTCCTCCTTGTGAAAATCACTTCACTATCAAATCAGAGACTAATCTTCCAGATCGACAGCTAGCTCTCAGTAGcacaaaaatgaaagaaaatgcaagCAACGTAAGCTTTGGAAGAGATGTTTTCTGTCAGACTAAAAATGACAACAAGCTTGCACCTTCGATGGAGGATCTGTTATTCCTCAAAATTATGGACAATGAGTTCACACAAAATGAGTCAAAGAGCTGGGTGGCCCCACTACCTTTTCGTGAGCCAAGGAAAATACTACCAAACAACCGCCAGTATGCAGTTAGTCGCCTCAAGTCACTGCAACGCACACTCATAAAAAACCCAGAAATGCAGTCCCACCTCACAGACTTTATGCAAAAGATGAAGGACAATGGACATGCTGAGCTTGCACCCCCAGTACAGAAAAACAAAGAGTATTGGTATTTGCCCTTTTTCGGAGTCTACCATCCACAGAAAAAATCGCAGATAAGAGTGGTATTTGACTCCAGCGCACAGTTTGAAGGTATGTCACTTAATGATGCGTTACTCTCAGGGCCTAACCTAAACAACAGTCTATTGGGTGTACTGGTGAGGTTTAGGAAGCATAAAGTTGCAATAACCGCAGACATTCAGCAGATGTTTTACTGCTTTCTAGTAAGAGAGGACTGTAGAGATGTTTTAAGATTTGTGTGGCACAAAGACAACAACCCCAAAAATGACATAGTGGACTACAGAATGTGCGTCCATGTTTTTGGCAATAGCCCCTCCCCTGCAGTAGCAACCTATGGGCTAAGAAGagctgcacaacaaggagaggaaAAATATGGGGCAGATGTGCGTCAGTTTGTTGAAAGAGACTTTTATGTGGATGATGCCTTGAAGTCTGTTCCCACTGAGCAAGGCGCCATCAATCTTGTCAAAAGAACACAAGAAATGCTAGCAGCCTCAAATCTCCGGCTCCTCAAAATAGCCTCCAACAAAGTTGAGGTGATGGATGCTTTTCCAGTGGAGGACCGTGCCAAAGATCTCCAGGATTTGGACCTGTTCAAGGACGACCTTCCTGATCAGCGAAGCCTTGGCATAAAATGGAAcataatgtcagactatttcacctTTCACATCCCCCATACAGATAAACCCTACACACACAGAGGGGTCCTTTCAACAGTAAACAGTGTATTTGACCCGCTAGGGTTTCTGTCTCCAGTCATCATCCAAGGACGACTCCTTTTGAGAGAACTTTCGCTGCACACTACAGAGTGGGATTCAGCCCTGCCCGAGGACATGAGAGGGAAATGGGTAGAATGGCAGCAGTCCCTACAATGCCTCAGTAACCTCCAAATGCCGCGCACATACTCTAACATCCCACTTTCTCAAGCCAAATGTGTAGAACTATGCATCTTTTCGGACGCATCTATGAAAGCAATATGTGCAGTTGCTTATATTAAAGTTACCGCTGCTGATGGCACAACAGAAGTTGGCTTTGTTCTGGGTAAGGCACGACTCACCCCCCAGCCGGAGCTTACAGTCCCCAGGCTTGAACTCTGTGCCGCAGTTATGGCTGTGGAAATGGCAGAAGTGATAAGCGATGAGATTGACCATCAAATAGACAAAATTGGCTTCTACACAGATAGCAAGGTGGTCCTGGGCTATATCAACAACCAGTCAAGGCGCTTCTACGTCTATGTAAACAACCGTGTTCGACGCATCAGAGAGTCAACAACACCTGAGCAATGGCACTTCGTCGCAACGGATCAAAATCCTGCTGACCACGGCTCACGCGCTGTCCCAGCTTCAGAGTTGCAGAAAACGTCATGGTTCACAGGGCCGGCCTTCCTACAGTGCTCTTCAGACATCCAGCCAGAGCAACATCTGTATGAGCTACTGGAGCCAGACAGTGATGCAGAGGTGCGCCCAGAGGTAAGAACCCTCTGCACAAACACTACAAAAACCGTGTTAGACACAAAACGCTGGGAACGCTTTTCCTCATGGAAATCACTGAAAAGAACTGTAGCAAACCTGATTCACGTAGCACAATGCTTCTCCtcttccaaaacaaacaaagactgtAATGGTTGGCATATCTGTAAAACAGCCATTACATGTGAACTGTTAGAGCAAGCTGAGAACATTATGATGAAAAATGTTCAGCAAGAAACGTATGCAGATGAGATCAAATGCatttcagcaaaacaaaatcTTTCCAAACACAGCCCGCTCATAAAGCTTAACCCCATCATTGGAAATGACAGCCTATTGAGAGTCGGTGGTCGCATTATTCGCTCAGGCTTAGAAGCAAAAGAAATGAATCCTATTATATTACCAGGCACCAACTACATAACCACCCTCCTTGTGCGACATCACCATGAAAAGGTTAACCACCAAGGGAGACACTTTACCGAAGGGGCGGTCAGAGAAAGTGGCCTGTGGATTGTAGGTGCAAAAAGGTGCATTGGCAAAGTTATAAACAAGTGTGTTACATGCAAGAAACTGAGAGGAAAGTTTGAGGAGCAAATAATGAGTGACCTGCCAGTAGACCGACTTCGGCTAGAGCCCCCCTTTTCTTATGTGGGCTTGGACATTTTTGGCCCATGGGAAGTATTCACAAGGCGTACAAGAGGAGGACAGGCTAACAGCAAACGGTGGGCAGTACTCTTTACCTGCTTGTGCACAAGGGCTGTTCACATTGAAGTTGTGGAGGAGATGAGCTCATCAAGTTTTATCAATGCACTGAGGCGCTTTTTTGCGCTGAGAGGTCCTGCTAAACAGCTGCGCTCCGACTGTGGCACTAATTTTATTGGTGCTCACAAAGAGATCACAACGTCAGTGCCAGACGAGAACAAAGTGCAACAATATTTACAGGAACACAAGTGTACATGGGTATTCAACCCACCCCATTCATCCCATATGGGTGGAGTATGGGAACGTATGATCGGCCTGGCGAGGCGCATTCTGGACAACATGTTGCTGCAAGCTGGTCGTGCCCAACTTACCCATGAAATACTGACTACATTTCTTGCAGAAGTCACGGCCATAATGAATGCCCGCCCGCTAATACCAGTCTCATCAGACCCAGAGCATCCTTTCATTCTAAGCCCTGCTATGCTGCTCACACAAAAAACGCATGCTGTTCCTCCAATCTATGACAACATCGACCAGAAGGAGATGCTGAAGAGCCACTGGAAGCGTGTTCAGTTCCTCGCAGACAACTTCTGGAGCAGGTGGCAAAAGGAGTATCTCAGCAGCCTCCAATCTCGGCAGAAATGGCACCACAAAAGGACTGACATTAAAGAAGGGGATGTAGTACTCCTTAAGGACGAACAAACAAGAAGAAATGAGTGGCCAATGGGCGTCATTGCAAAGACAGTTCCCAGTGTCGATGGAACCGTGAGAAAGGTTGAGGTTAGAGTCGCTAACCAAGGGACTGTCAAGACTTATTTTAGACCCATATCAGAATTGGTTTTTCTGTTATCCGGTGATGtttaa